A genome region from Natranaeroarchaeum sulfidigenes includes the following:
- a CDS encoding helix-turn-helix transcriptional regulator: protein MESALEEIEFLALSENRVRVLQCLAEKRRTRSELAAETGASQATLSRVLGDFEERSWTVRDDGEYVATATGRLVADGVTDLLEIMETEGELREIVEYLPTHAMDFDLQRLADARITVPTQTRPNAPLQRLLDLLRESESVRAFSHAFNEGSLRVVEDRVTAGDQQFRAVLSRSAIEAVADDTELRGRLKRILRTETASIRFREEGIPLAVTIADETVHLLLRDESGVLQASLDTDDPAVHSWADDTYDHYWRTSRPLEPDDLGT, encoded by the coding sequence ATGGAATCGGCACTCGAGGAGATCGAGTTTCTCGCACTCTCGGAGAACAGGGTTCGGGTGCTTCAATGTCTTGCCGAGAAGCGTCGGACCCGGTCGGAGCTGGCCGCCGAGACCGGCGCGTCACAGGCGACGCTGAGTCGGGTACTCGGTGATTTCGAGGAGCGGTCGTGGACCGTCCGTGACGACGGTGAGTACGTTGCCACTGCGACGGGACGGCTCGTCGCCGATGGCGTTACCGATCTACTGGAGATCATGGAGACCGAGGGCGAACTCCGTGAGATCGTCGAGTATCTCCCGACCCACGCGATGGACTTCGATCTGCAGCGATTGGCCGACGCCCGGATCACCGTCCCGACACAGACTCGCCCGAACGCTCCCCTGCAGCGCCTGCTTGACCTGCTCCGGGAGAGCGAGTCGGTCCGGGCCTTCTCTCACGCGTTCAACGAGGGGAGCCTCCGCGTCGTCGAGGATCGAGTCACCGCTGGGGACCAGCAGTTCCGCGCAGTGCTCTCGCGGAGCGCCATCGAGGCAGTCGCCGATGATACCGAACTCCGGGGGCGCCTGAAACGTATCCTCCGGACTGAAACGGCGTCGATCCGGTTCCGCGAGGAAGGGATCCCGCTTGCCGTGACTATTGCCGACGAGACAGTGCATCTGCTCTTGCGCGACGAGAGCGGGGTCCTGCAGGCCTCGCTTGATACCGACGACCCGGCGGTCCATTCGTGGGCCGACGACACCTACGACCACTACTGGCGGACATCCCGACCGCTGGAACCAGATGACCTCGGGACATGA
- a CDS encoding DMT family transporter has translation MIDRRTLVLFAASSLLFGGTFVAAKAGLEYFPPLAFVALRFDIAAIVLLGYVLLTRSRAELVPRTRGDIAGILATGVLAIGLTNALIFVGQQYATSAVAAIVFSLNPILTPVFAALLLSDERLSTRGAAGLLLGLGGVVLVVGPSSDLLLGGGLFGQAILFAAAVCGALGAVSIRRAGGTLSSTVRTAWGLPFAAALTHMLSFASGESMGEIVWTPEAVLALVYVAVFAGAIAYVAYFGLIDSAGAIHANLAFYVVPVVSTVGGWALLGESISTLTIVGFLVIFAGFAVLGSESVDLRRVLPLSRTRRHSTTDQFLSLEDVRRDRAD, from the coding sequence GTGATCGACCGACGCACGCTCGTCCTCTTTGCGGCGTCGAGCCTCCTCTTCGGTGGAACGTTCGTCGCTGCGAAGGCGGGTCTGGAGTACTTTCCGCCGCTCGCGTTCGTGGCATTGCGGTTCGACATCGCCGCAATCGTCCTGCTCGGGTACGTCCTGCTGACTCGCTCGCGGGCGGAGCTCGTCCCCCGCACTCGCGGCGATATCGCTGGAATCCTCGCCACTGGCGTGCTCGCCATCGGGCTGACGAACGCCCTGATTTTCGTCGGTCAGCAGTACGCCACGAGTGCTGTCGCCGCCATCGTGTTCAGCCTCAACCCGATCCTGACGCCGGTCTTCGCCGCGCTCCTCCTCTCGGACGAACGACTCTCCACTCGCGGTGCGGCCGGATTGTTGCTCGGTCTCGGCGGCGTCGTGCTCGTGGTCGGCCCCTCGTCCGATCTGCTGCTCGGCGGCGGATTGTTCGGACAGGCGATCCTCTTTGCCGCCGCAGTCTGCGGTGCGCTCGGTGCCGTCTCGATCCGCCGCGCTGGCGGGACCCTCTCCAGCACGGTCAGGACCGCATGGGGACTGCCGTTCGCTGCGGCCCTCACACACATGCTGAGCTTTGCGAGTGGGGAATCCATGGGGGAGATCGTCTGGACGCCAGAGGCCGTGCTGGCGCTCGTGTACGTCGCCGTCTTCGCGGGAGCGATCGCGTACGTCGCCTACTTCGGCCTGATTGATTCTGCTGGCGCGATCCACGCGAACCTCGCCTTCTACGTCGTCCCAGTCGTTTCGACGGTCGGTGGCTGGGCGCTGCTGGGCGAGTCGATTTCGACGCTGACGATCGTCGGCTTCCTCGTGATTTTCGCCGGCTTCGCAGTGCTGGGCAGCGAGTCTGTCGACCTGCGCCGGGTCCTCCCACTCTCCCGGACACGTCGTCACAGCACGACCGATCAGTTCCTCTCGCTCGAAGATGTTCGCCGCGACCGTGCTGACTGA
- the hpt gene encoding hypoxanthine/guanine phosphoribosyltransferase, translating to MEKLEASLHEAPIVDQDGYEYLVHPISNGIPLLDPTLLREAVIGLMRETDLDVDKIVAPEATGIHVATALSLQTDIPLVVVRKREYGLDGEVPLDVTTAYGESELFINDVERGDRVLVIDDLLATGGTLGAICTALEGIGAEVVDVGVVIRKLDQSGLDEFDVTSLVDISIEDGEVTVH from the coding sequence ATGGAGAAGCTCGAAGCCTCGCTCCACGAGGCACCGATCGTCGATCAGGATGGGTACGAATATCTGGTCCACCCGATCAGCAACGGGATCCCGCTACTCGATCCCACGCTACTCCGGGAGGCTGTCATCGGCCTGATGCGCGAGACAGATCTGGACGTCGACAAGATCGTCGCACCCGAGGCGACCGGCATTCACGTTGCAACCGCGCTCTCCCTGCAGACCGACATCCCGCTGGTCGTAGTGCGAAAGCGCGAGTACGGCCTCGACGGCGAGGTGCCACTCGACGTGACGACTGCCTACGGAGAGTCCGAGCTGTTTATCAACGACGTCGAGCGGGGCGACCGCGTCCTCGTGATCGACGATCTGCTGGCGACCGGGGGTACCCTCGGCGCGATCTGTACCGCGCTGGAGGGGATCGGCGCGGAGGTCGTCGACGTCGGCGTCGTGATCCGAAAGCTCGACCAGTCCGGCCTCGATGAGTTCGACGTGACCAGCCTCGTCGATATCAGTATCGAGGACGGGGAAGTCACGGTTCACTGA
- a CDS encoding universal stress protein translates to MYSDILVPTDGGPSVETVLEHTTDIADADGTTVHVLYVIDDGAFLTLKDDMKTEVLEDLRSEGERAVSEVAEDLDADGFEVETAIRRGSPAETIVSYVEDAGIELVTMGTQADKYTENMLGSTSQKVVTKSPAPVLTVNVAEE, encoded by the coding sequence ATGTACAGCGACATTCTGGTCCCGACCGACGGCGGCCCGTCGGTCGAGACGGTGCTCGAACACACGACCGATATCGCGGACGCCGATGGGACGACCGTCCACGTCCTCTACGTCATCGACGACGGGGCGTTCCTGACGCTGAAAGACGACATGAAAACCGAAGTGCTGGAGGACCTCCGCTCCGAGGGCGAACGGGCCGTCTCGGAAGTCGCCGAGGACCTCGACGCCGACGGCTTCGAGGTCGAGACGGCGATCCGTCGCGGCTCGCCAGCAGAGACGATCGTCTCGTACGTCGAAGACGCCGGAATCGAGCTCGTAACGATGGGGACCCAGGCCGACAAGTACACGGAGAACATGCTCGGTAGCACGTCCCAGAAAGTCGTCACGAAGTCGCCCGCACCGGTGCTGACGGTCAACGTCGCAGAGGAGTAG
- a CDS encoding ASCH domain-containing protein — MTTIDAETILPSERMRQQALDGEVIQIHRGQAYADEGDTFTIDDTTFEITAIEERTLGDMTDEDARAEGVADLDQYREILQRAHEHFEWDDDSDVVRHAFEQR; from the coding sequence ATGACAACAATCGACGCCGAAACGATACTTCCGAGCGAGCGGATGCGCCAGCAGGCCCTCGACGGTGAGGTCATACAGATCCACCGTGGGCAGGCCTACGCCGACGAAGGCGACACCTTCACGATCGACGACACAACGTTCGAGATCACCGCGATCGAGGAACGAACGCTCGGGGACATGACCGACGAGGACGCCCGGGCAGAGGGGGTGGCGGATCTCGACCAGTACAGAGAGATCCTCCAGCGGGCCCACGAGCACTTCGAGTGGGACGACGATTCCGACGTTGTTCGTCACGCCTTCGAGCAGCGGTAA